The proteins below come from a single Oscillatoria salina IIICB1 genomic window:
- the argH gene encoding argininosuccinate lyase has product MTEKKTWSDRFETALHPAIARFNASIGFDIELIEYDLTGSIAHAKMLAHTGIISKEEGQQLVTGLEQIRREYQEGNFTPGIDAEDVHFAVERRLTELVGDVGKKLHTARSRNDQVGTDIRLYLRAEIDEIREKLREFQQILVELAEENVETLIPGYTHLQRAQPLSLAHHLLAYFQMAQRDWQRLGEIRVRTNTSPLGCGALAGTTFPIDRHYSAAQLGFDGIYQNSLDGVSDRDFAIEFLCAASIIMVHLSRLSEEVILWSSQEFNFVTLKDSCATGSSIMPQKKNPDVPELIRGKSGRVFGHLQGMLVLMKGLPLAYNKDLQDDKEAIFDSVKTVKACLEAMTILLGEGIEFRKERLAEAVAEDFSNATDVADYLATKGVPFREAYNLVGKVVKTSLAAGKLLKDLTISQWKELHPSFEEDIYDAIAPRQVVAARNSYGGTGFDQVREALVKAQNTLSSD; this is encoded by the coding sequence GTGACAGAGAAAAAAACTTGGAGCGATCGCTTTGAAACCGCTTTGCATCCGGCGATCGCTAGATTTAATGCTAGCATCGGTTTCGATATTGAGTTAATTGAATACGACCTGACGGGATCGATCGCCCATGCGAAAATGTTAGCCCATACAGGGATTATCTCGAAAGAAGAGGGACAGCAGTTAGTGACGGGTTTGGAGCAAATTCGCCGCGAATATCAAGAAGGTAATTTCACTCCTGGGATAGATGCGGAAGACGTGCATTTTGCTGTCGAACGCAGGTTGACCGAGTTAGTCGGGGATGTGGGAAAAAAATTGCACACCGCGCGATCGCGTAACGATCAAGTTGGGACAGACATCCGTTTGTATTTGCGTGCGGAAATTGACGAAATTCGGGAAAAATTGCGGGAATTTCAGCAAATATTAGTGGAATTAGCGGAAGAGAATGTGGAAACCTTGATTCCCGGTTACACGCATTTGCAACGGGCGCAACCATTGAGTTTAGCCCATCATCTGCTAGCATATTTCCAAATGGCACAGCGCGACTGGCAGCGTTTAGGGGAAATTCGAGTCAGAACCAATACATCGCCCTTAGGATGCGGTGCATTAGCCGGAACGACATTTCCCATCGACAGACATTATAGCGCCGCCCAGTTAGGTTTCGACGGCATTTACCAGAATAGTTTAGATGGAGTCAGCGATCGCGACTTTGCCATCGAATTTCTCTGCGCCGCTAGTATAATTATGGTGCATTTGAGTCGCTTATCAGAAGAAGTTATTCTCTGGTCATCTCAAGAATTTAACTTCGTCACCCTCAAAGATAGCTGCGCGACAGGTTCGAGTATTATGCCTCAGAAAAAGAACCCCGACGTGCCAGAATTAATTAGGGGAAAATCCGGGCGAGTTTTCGGACATTTGCAAGGAATGTTAGTCTTGATGAAAGGTTTACCTCTCGCTTATAACAAAGACTTGCAAGACGACAAAGAAGCAATTTTTGACAGCGTAAAAACCGTTAAAGCTTGTCTAGAAGCAATGACAATTTTGTTAGGAGAAGGTATCGAATTTAGAAAAGAAAGACTAGCCGAAGCAGTCGCCGAAGACTTTTCTAATGCTACCGACGTTGCCGATTATTTAGCCACCAAAGGAGTACCTTTTAGGGAAGCTTATAACTTAGTCGGAAAAGTAGTTAAAACCAGTTTAGCCGCAGGTAAATTGTTAAAAGACTTGACAATTAGTCAATGGAAAGAATTGCATCCTAGCTTTGAAGAAGATATCTATGACGCGATCGCACCTCGTCAAGTTGTAGCCGCCAGAAATAGTTATGGTGGGACAGGTTTTGACCAAGTTAGGGAAGCCCTAGTCAAAGCCCAAAATACGCTTAGTAGCGATTAA
- a CDS encoding DUF433 domain-containing protein, translating to MTSEVIYPHLEKPENQSARLKRIPRIRVAQIVMDYLAYGWSVEEMCRQHPYLKLSEAHAAMAYYFDFQDEIEAEIRREWEEVKQEKSTASPSPFVVRMRMKGLI from the coding sequence ATGACCTCCGAAGTTATTTATCCTCATCTCGAAAAACCAGAAAACCAATCTGCGAGATTAAAACGCATACCCCGCATCCGCGTTGCTCAAATTGTTATGGACTATCTTGCTTACGGTTGGTCTGTCGAAGAAATGTGTCGCCAACACCCCTATCTCAAATTATCAGAAGCTCACGCAGCAATGGCTTATTATTTTGACTTTCAAGATGAAATCGAGGCAGAAATTCGTCGCGAATGGGAAGAAGTAAAGCAAGAAAAATCTACAGCATCTCCTTCTCCTTTCGTAGTAAGAATGCGTATGAAAGGACTAATTTAA
- a CDS encoding pentapeptide repeat-containing protein translates to MKLWRKLWETLNTEITIPWDETIQGSVEAGKNVLELAKALRENQDAEALAPLVGRLDSLLDVLDSPLVEVAGAALPFVSIATGTIKFIVEKSHKEPSLETSIALVSQAAYLESFRQFLGEHPEVKNQLENTPASQEVARKLRQLGQNLEVNGQEIEFNEKYAKETLICFHESPLAKVFNPLLAARLQESGLTENEAKIVTERVSRNTHRYLKATVAEIKDKVPRLAAVYGEGWQRDLEIYSSLDNYLQDVIAKKPLETVFDEKFTFQDIYVPLEVKPVKSGEVDEDAAAENIEAWAKNLLLDETKQRKILFIQGGPGRGKSVFCRMFADWVRRELHPIYTPILIRLRDVRDLKQDFDETLSAAVGWDFVKNDKGWLTERNTRFLFFLDGFDELLLERGASNALKQFLDQIEQFQRHCNENNERGHRVLVTGRPLALYGIERLMPGNLARVSIVPMSEEIQQQWLEKWQNVVAENPDLAEEKTKQFQQFLADANCPAQVKELAQEPLLLYLLAAMYRDNQIKAQDFAEASQGGAKVLIYESALDWVLNKQRTTEAGRNLNLDLTNLEPEDLRSILAEAGLCVVQSGREYAAIAAIKSRLEEKEDEAAKKLLTAAQESEEPLKNALAAFYLKSVAGAENSVEFFHKSFGEFLCAERMVESLQEWTTKTGKRRKTYETLTSVLDWQVYDLFGYGNLTQEIVEYVMALLEKEQTDLAVLFERLNDFYLRWSDGEFIEATNETLPQKKARHLQIERGQREVDIYAGLNVLILLLELHRYAKSGDKGQIDFHPCGKPGTDDFDETRLLRIFGYSQCLGAFAYLEILGKFFRRADLRGADLTGADLTGADLRSADLRSADLSDAILRSAVLRSAVLRSADLSDANLTGADLRSADLSEAILRSADLRSADFSETILRSADFSEANLSGANLRSAVLSDANLTGANLSDSNLSDSNLSGANLRSANLRNANLSGADLRSANLSGADLSGADLSGANLSGADLSGVLWDSYTIWSNAINLHEAENVPEGLL, encoded by the coding sequence ATGAAACTTTGGCGAAAACTTTGGGAAACACTCAACACCGAAATTACTATTCCTTGGGACGAAACAATTCAAGGTAGTGTCGAAGCTGGAAAAAACGTCTTAGAATTAGCAAAAGCGTTGCGAGAAAATCAAGATGCGGAAGCCTTAGCCCCCTTAGTTGGTCGCCTTGACTCGCTGCTCGATGTGTTAGACTCACCCTTAGTAGAAGTTGCGGGTGCGGCTTTACCTTTCGTTTCCATCGCTACGGGAACAATCAAATTTATTGTTGAGAAAAGCCACAAAGAGCCAAGTTTAGAAACGAGCATCGCCTTAGTTAGTCAGGCGGCATATTTGGAGAGTTTCCGGCAGTTTCTTGGTGAACATCCAGAAGTTAAAAATCAGTTAGAAAATACTCCCGCTTCCCAAGAAGTTGCTCGAAAACTGAGACAATTAGGACAAAACTTAGAAGTAAACGGTCAAGAAATTGAATTTAACGAAAAATACGCTAAAGAAACCTTGATTTGTTTTCATGAGTCGCCTTTAGCGAAAGTATTTAATCCTCTGCTCGCGGCGCGGTTGCAAGAGTCAGGGCTGACGGAAAACGAGGCAAAAATTGTTACCGAAAGAGTTTCGCGAAACACTCATCGCTATTTGAAAGCAACGGTTGCGGAAATTAAAGATAAAGTGCCGCGTTTAGCCGCAGTTTATGGCGAAGGTTGGCAGCGAGATTTAGAAATTTACTCTAGTTTGGATAACTATTTACAAGATGTCATTGCCAAGAAACCTTTAGAAACTGTATTTGATGAAAAGTTTACTTTCCAAGACATTTATGTACCCTTGGAGGTGAAACCTGTAAAAAGTGGTGAAGTAGACGAAGATGCTGCTGCCGAGAATATCGAAGCTTGGGCAAAAAATTTACTTCTAGATGAAACTAAACAAAGAAAAATTTTATTCATTCAAGGAGGTCCCGGACGGGGAAAAAGTGTTTTTTGTCGAATGTTTGCCGACTGGGTAAGGCGCGAATTACACCCAATTTATACACCAATTTTAATTCGTTTGCGAGATGTACGCGATTTGAAACAAGATTTTGATGAGACTCTCAGTGCGGCTGTTGGTTGGGATTTTGTGAAGAATGACAAAGGTTGGTTGACAGAAAGAAATACGCGCTTTTTGTTTTTCTTAGATGGCTTTGATGAGTTACTTTTAGAACGAGGCGCGAGTAATGCCCTGAAACAGTTTTTAGACCAAATTGAGCAGTTTCAGCGACACTGCAACGAAAATAACGAACGCGGACATCGTGTTTTGGTGACGGGTAGACCCCTGGCTTTGTATGGAATTGAGCGCTTGATGCCGGGAAATTTGGCGCGAGTGAGTATTGTTCCGATGAGTGAGGAAATTCAACAACAGTGGTTGGAGAAATGGCAAAATGTTGTTGCAGAAAACCCCGATCTTGCGGAAGAGAAAACTAAGCAATTTCAGCAATTTTTAGCAGATGCAAATTGTCCCGCACAAGTAAAGGAACTAGCCCAAGAACCTTTGTTGCTTTACCTCCTAGCAGCTATGTATCGTGACAATCAGATTAAGGCGCAAGATTTCGCTGAAGCTAGCCAAGGTGGGGCAAAAGTGCTGATTTATGAGTCAGCTTTGGACTGGGTACTGAACAAGCAGCGCACTACAGAAGCAGGAAGAAATCTTAATCTTGATTTGACTAATTTAGAACCAGAAGATTTACGCAGTATTCTCGCCGAAGCGGGGTTGTGTGTAGTGCAGTCGGGACGGGAATATGCTGCTATTGCCGCGATTAAAAGCCGTTTGGAAGAAAAAGAAGACGAAGCCGCAAAAAAATTGCTGACAGCAGCCCAGGAAAGTGAAGAACCTCTGAAAAATGCTTTGGCTGCTTTTTATCTGAAGTCGGTAGCGGGGGCAGAAAATTCCGTTGAGTTTTTCCATAAGAGTTTCGGTGAGTTTTTGTGCGCCGAACGGATGGTGGAAAGTTTGCAGGAGTGGACGACTAAAACTGGTAAGCGGCGCAAAACTTACGAAACTTTGACCTCAGTATTAGATTGGCAAGTTTACGATTTATTTGGTTATGGTAACTTGACGCAGGAAATTGTCGAGTATGTGATGGCATTATTGGAGAAAGAACAGACTGATTTAGCAGTGCTATTTGAGCGTCTCAATGATTTTTATTTGCGCTGGAGTGATGGCGAGTTTATTGAAGCTACCAACGAGACGTTACCGCAGAAAAAGGCGAGACATTTACAAATTGAGCGTGGACAGCGAGAAGTTGATATTTATGCCGGGTTGAATGTTTTAATTTTGTTGCTTGAGTTGCATCGCTACGCTAAGTCTGGTGACAAAGGGCAGATTGATTTTCATCCTTGCGGTAAACCAGGTACAGATGATTTTGATGAGACGCGACTACTACGCATTTTTGGTTACAGTCAGTGTTTAGGCGCTTTTGCTTATTTGGAAATACTAGGTAAGTTTTTCCGTCGCGCAGACCTCAGAGGTGCAGACCTCACGGGCGCAGATCTCACAGGTGCAGACCTCAGAAGCGCAGACCTCAGAAGCGCAGACCTCAGTGACGCAATCCTCAGAAGTGCAGTCCTCAGAAGTGCAGTCCTCAGAAGTGCAGACCTCAGTGACGCAAACCTCACAGGTGCAGACCTCAGAAGCGCAGACCTCAGTGAGGCAATCCTTAGAAGCGCAGACCTTAGAAGTGCAGATTTCAGTGAGACAATCCTCAGAAGTGCAGATTTCAGTGAGGCAAACCTCAGTGGCGCAAACCTCAGAAGTGCAGTCCTCAGTGACGCAAACCTCACAGGTGCAAACCTCAGTGACTCAAACCTCAGTGACTCAAACCTCAGTGGCGCAAACCTCAGAAGCGCAAACCTCAGAAACGCAAACCTCAGTGGCGCAGACCTCAGAAGCGCAAACCTCAGTGGCGCAGACCTCAGTGGCGCAGACCTCAGTGGCGCAAACCTCAGTGGCGCAGACCTCAGTGGTGTGCTATGGGATAGTTACACAATATGGTCAAATGCAATCAACTTGCACGAAGCTGAGAACGTACCAGAGGGTCTTCTGTAG
- a CDS encoding cation:proton antiporter domain-containing protein, with translation MAAGHNFILDLTIVLGASALGGYCANRLRQPVLLGYLLSGVVVGPFGLKLLNEVEQIEPLAEIGVALLLFALGVEFSLAELKRVKDIALKGSVLQIGLTVALVAILATLVGWVEGIVQGIFLGAILSLSSTAVVLKTLTERGEVNTLHGQVMLGILIAQDLALGLMLAILPALNQPADLGTALLAAFLKISLFLAAAIAVGRWIVPKVIKNIASTESSELFLLTVIALCLGVALITASLGISIEMGAFVAGLMIAEIDYADQALAKILPLRDTFASLFFASIGMLIDPSILLDNLGIIISLVTIVMLGKAIIILPIVLKFGYSFKTAVISAFGLNQIGEFSFVLALVGLEQGFISQEKYLLILGTTAITLVLTPIGLKLSPRLAEKIANLPILANYLRKFRDLKDLSIPEKINNHVVVAGYGRVGQVVVNILKSQGYQVLVIENSEAAIKRLKTEQIPYLFGDGDSELVLEKAHLEKAKALAIALPDPNSTRLLLKRALKLAPELDIVARSHENSEIDLLTQLGAREVVQPEFEAALEMGAHMLSTLGVTQNQIQSVISAIRRGRYLTIRPERADELLQKDLREVAPELKNEWLTLPANSPLDNRTLAAANIRNLTGATVMTIQQHQQTIYYPKGETILRSGDKLMVVGNAAELAAFRDLIQGKLDNNSEPV, from the coding sequence ATGGCAGCCGGACACAATTTTATTTTGGATCTTACTATCGTTCTGGGAGCTTCTGCACTAGGAGGTTATTGTGCAAATCGCTTGCGTCAACCTGTACTTTTAGGTTATCTCCTCAGTGGAGTAGTTGTCGGACCTTTTGGACTTAAATTATTAAATGAAGTCGAACAAATTGAACCTTTAGCCGAAATTGGCGTAGCTTTATTATTATTCGCCCTCGGTGTAGAATTTTCCCTCGCGGAACTCAAACGAGTTAAAGATATCGCCCTTAAAGGTAGTGTTTTACAAATTGGTTTAACTGTCGCTTTAGTAGCAATTTTAGCTACTTTAGTTGGTTGGGTAGAAGGAATCGTTCAAGGTATCTTTCTCGGTGCGATTCTTTCTCTTTCTTCCACTGCTGTAGTGCTAAAAACGCTCACTGAACGAGGTGAAGTCAATACTTTACACGGTCAAGTTATGCTTGGTATTTTAATTGCTCAAGATTTAGCTTTAGGGCTAATGTTAGCAATTTTACCAGCACTGAATCAACCAGCCGATTTAGGAACAGCATTATTAGCAGCTTTCCTCAAGATTAGTTTATTTTTAGCTGCGGCGATCGCAGTTGGGCGTTGGATTGTTCCAAAAGTAATTAAAAATATTGCTTCTACTGAAAGTAGCGAGTTATTTCTGCTTACTGTAATTGCGCTTTGTTTGGGTGTGGCTTTAATTACTGCTAGTCTGGGAATTTCCATTGAAATGGGGGCTTTTGTCGCTGGTTTAATGATTGCCGAAATTGATTATGCTGACCAAGCTTTAGCGAAAATATTGCCTTTGCGCGACACTTTTGCCAGCTTATTTTTTGCTTCGATTGGAATGCTAATTGATCCAAGTATTTTACTTGATAATTTAGGGATAATTATCAGTTTAGTAACAATTGTTATGCTAGGCAAAGCAATAATTATTTTACCCATTGTTTTAAAGTTTGGTTACTCATTTAAAACGGCAGTAATTTCTGCTTTTGGCTTAAATCAAATTGGGGAATTTTCCTTTGTTTTAGCTTTAGTGGGGCTAGAACAAGGGTTTATTTCTCAGGAAAAATACTTGCTGATTTTAGGAACTACAGCTATTACATTAGTCCTAACTCCCATAGGTTTAAAATTATCGCCTCGTCTTGCTGAAAAAATAGCTAATCTCCCTATTTTAGCAAATTATCTCCGCAAGTTTCGCGATCTCAAAGACTTATCAATCCCCGAAAAAATTAATAACCATGTCGTTGTTGCAGGTTATGGAAGAGTCGGACAAGTAGTAGTTAATATTCTCAAATCTCAAGGATATCAAGTATTAGTAATCGAAAATAGCGAAGCAGCAATTAAACGCTTAAAAACCGAACAAATTCCTTACTTATTTGGTGACGGAGACTCAGAATTAGTCTTAGAAAAAGCTCATTTAGAGAAAGCCAAGGCATTAGCGATCGCACTTCCCGATCCTAATAGTACCAGACTACTCCTCAAACGCGCCCTCAAACTAGCCCCAGAGCTTGATATCGTCGCCCGTTCTCACGAAAACAGCGAAATTGACCTCCTCACGCAACTAGGAGCCCGTGAAGTCGTCCAACCCGAATTTGAAGCCGCCCTCGAAATGGGCGCACATATGCTTTCCACCCTCGGTGTAACCCAAAACCAAATTCAGTCAGTAATTAGCGCTATTCGTCGCGGCAGATACTTGACAATTCGCCCCGAACGTGCTGATGAATTATTACAAAAAGACTTAAGAGAAGTCGCCCCCGAATTGAAAAACGAATGGCTAACTTTACCTGCGAATTCTCCCTTAGATAATCGTACCTTAGCCGCAGCCAATATTCGCAATTTGACCGGAGCCACAGTCATGACAATTCAACAACACCAACAAACAATTTATTATCCCAAAGGCGAGACAATTTTGCGTTCCGGGGATAAATTAATGGTCGTCGGTAACGCCGCCGAATTAGCAGCTTTCCGGGATTTAATTCAAGGCAAACTCGATAACAACAGCGAACCCGTTTAA
- a CDS encoding Uma2 family endonuclease, producing the protein MVQKSNINTPIRFTTKDLELITDEGKHYEIINGELFVTKSPHWNHNKAVGRLYSALDNWTLTSGFGEAVPFPGIVFDEENAVEPDAVWIADLERLNQILDQAGHLTQAPDLVIESLSAGSKNQRRDKELKLRLYSVRGVKEYWIVDWRTEKLEVYRREEARLILVETLFAGDVLRSPQAALGFAQSPLLPEFAMPITQIFARKQTR; encoded by the coding sequence GTGGTTCAGAAATCGAATATAAATACACCAATTCGCTTTACCACCAAAGATTTAGAACTAATCACCGATGAAGGAAAACATTACGAAATTATCAACGGAGAATTATTCGTGACCAAATCGCCTCATTGGAATCATAATAAAGCAGTAGGACGACTTTATTCCGCCTTAGATAATTGGACATTAACATCAGGTTTTGGCGAAGCAGTACCCTTTCCTGGTATCGTTTTCGACGAAGAAAATGCAGTCGAACCCGATGCAGTTTGGATTGCCGATTTAGAACGACTCAATCAAATTTTAGACCAAGCGGGACACCTAACACAAGCACCCGATTTAGTGATTGAATCCTTATCTGCGGGAAGCAAAAATCAGCGTCGAGATAAAGAATTAAAGCTAAGACTTTATTCAGTAAGAGGTGTAAAAGAATACTGGATTGTGGACTGGCGAACTGAGAAACTAGAAGTCTACCGTCGCGAAGAAGCTAGATTAATATTAGTAGAAACTCTTTTCGCTGGAGATGTTTTGCGATCGCCGCAAGCGGCGCTGGGCTTTGCCCAATCGCCTTTACTTCCAGAATTTGCAATGCCAATTACCCAAATTTTTGCCCGTAAACAAACTAGGTAA
- a CDS encoding Uma2 family endonuclease, whose translation MNALILNLPNTLKLTHERFEQLAAANRDLRLELTANGELIIMPPTGGNTGRRNSKLTYQLEAWNRRNLLGEVFDSSTVFQLPNGAERSPDVAWITQARWSALTAEEQDTFPPLCPDFIIELRSKTDSLKKLQEKMQEYMDNGCRLGWLINPQQREVEIYRPQQNKEVLVSPTNISSEDILPGFKLDLQQIFD comes from the coding sequence ATGAACGCGCTAATTCTTAACTTACCCAATACCTTAAAACTCACTCACGAACGATTTGAGCAACTAGCAGCAGCTAACCGAGATTTGCGCTTAGAATTAACTGCAAACGGAGAATTAATTATTATGCCACCTACTGGCGGTAACACAGGTAGGAGAAACAGCAAATTAACCTATCAATTAGAAGCATGGAACAGACGAAACTTACTTGGCGAAGTATTTGATTCTTCCACGGTATTTCAATTACCTAACGGCGCAGAACGTTCTCCCGATGTTGCTTGGATAACCCAAGCAAGATGGTCAGCTTTAACAGCAGAAGAACAAGATACATTTCCCCCTTTATGTCCTGATTTTATTATTGAATTACGCTCAAAAACAGACTCCTTAAAAAAGCTGCAAGAAAAGATGCAAGAATACATGGATAACGGTTGTCGTCTTGGTTGGTTAATTAATCCTCAACAGCGCGAAGTAGAAATTTATCGTCCCCAACAAAACAAAGAAGTATTAGTTTCCCCGACCAATATTTCTAGTGAAGATATTTTACCTGGTTTCAAACTTGACTTGCAGCAGATTTTTGATTGA